Proteins co-encoded in one Pseudarthrobacter chlorophenolicus A6 genomic window:
- the pcaC gene encoding 4-carboxymuconolactone decarboxylase — MSGPDPARNGVVQPGATSQDIYDGGMAVRREVLSDEHVERANANKDEFTDDFQDMITRIAWGGIWTRPGLTRQMRSAVTITAMVAHGHWEELAMHIRAALRNGLSRDEIKEILLQTAIYCGVPSANTAFKTAQQVFHEMDNAGMDNTARDNAAMDNTHSDD, encoded by the coding sequence GTGAGCGGCCCTGATCCGGCGCGCAACGGCGTGGTCCAGCCCGGCGCCACCAGCCAGGACATTTACGACGGCGGCATGGCCGTCCGGCGCGAAGTCCTCAGCGACGAACACGTGGAACGGGCCAACGCCAACAAGGACGAATTCACCGACGATTTCCAGGACATGATCACCCGCATCGCGTGGGGCGGGATCTGGACGCGCCCCGGCCTGACCCGGCAGATGCGCTCCGCCGTCACCATCACCGCCATGGTGGCCCACGGCCACTGGGAGGAACTCGCGATGCACATCCGGGCGGCCCTCCGGAACGGCCTCAGTCGGGACGAAATCAAGGAAATCCTGCTGCAGACGGCCATCTACTGCGGCGTCCCCTCCGCCAACACGGCCTTCAAGACCGCCCAGCAGGTTTTCCATGAAATGGACAACGCCGGAATGGACAACACCGCAAGGGACAACGCTGCAATGGACAACACCCACTCCGACGACTGA
- a CDS encoding thiolase family protein — protein sequence MNQAFVYDAVRTPFGKFGSGLAAVRPDDLAAHVIKESVKRAPSLDVERIDEVVFGNANGAGEENRNIARMGTLLAGLPVSIPGTTVNRLCGSSLDAAIIASRQINAGDADLMLVGGAESMSRAPWVLPKTEKPYPAGDMTLASTTLGWRLVNKAMPKEWTISLGEATERLREKYGVSREAQDEFAAASHNLSAAAWDEGFYDTLVAPVPGTNLVRDEGIRSGSTAEKLAGLKTVFRAEGSGPEGGTVTAGNASPLSDGASAAWIGSEAAAGLLGLDPLARIAGRGAHGNDPQFFGYAPVEAANKALAKAGIGWDQVGAVELNEAFAAQSLACINAWDIDPSMVNRHGGAIAMGHPLGASGTRILGTLARSLQASGERWGVAAICIGVGQGLAVVLENVTASNGRA from the coding sequence ATGAATCAGGCTTTTGTGTACGACGCCGTGCGCACCCCTTTCGGCAAGTTCGGCTCCGGCCTCGCTGCGGTCCGTCCGGATGATTTGGCCGCGCACGTGATCAAGGAATCCGTAAAGCGGGCGCCTTCGCTTGATGTCGAGCGGATCGACGAGGTGGTGTTCGGCAACGCCAACGGCGCCGGCGAGGAAAACCGCAACATCGCCCGGATGGGCACGCTGCTGGCCGGGCTCCCGGTATCGATCCCCGGGACCACGGTGAACCGGCTCTGCGGCTCGTCCCTGGACGCGGCGATCATAGCCTCCCGGCAGATCAACGCCGGTGACGCGGATTTGATGCTGGTGGGCGGCGCGGAATCAATGTCCCGTGCCCCGTGGGTTTTGCCCAAGACGGAGAAGCCCTACCCGGCCGGGGACATGACCCTGGCCTCCACCACCCTGGGCTGGCGCCTGGTGAACAAGGCCATGCCGAAGGAATGGACGATTTCTTTGGGCGAGGCCACCGAGCGGCTCCGCGAGAAGTACGGTGTGAGCCGGGAGGCGCAGGACGAGTTCGCCGCCGCTTCGCACAACCTGTCGGCCGCCGCCTGGGACGAGGGCTTCTACGACACCCTCGTCGCCCCGGTGCCGGGCACGAATTTGGTCCGGGATGAGGGCATCCGCTCCGGGTCAACGGCTGAGAAGCTTGCCGGCCTTAAGACCGTGTTCCGGGCAGAGGGTTCAGGTCCCGAGGGCGGCACGGTCACGGCCGGTAACGCGTCTCCATTGTCCGACGGCGCCTCCGCGGCCTGGATCGGCAGCGAAGCCGCCGCCGGGCTGCTGGGGCTGGATCCGCTGGCCCGTATCGCCGGACGTGGCGCGCACGGCAATGATCCGCAGTTCTTTGGCTACGCCCCGGTGGAGGCGGCGAACAAGGCCCTCGCGAAGGCGGGCATCGGCTGGGACCAGGTGGGCGCCGTCGAACTTAACGAAGCGTTCGCCGCGCAGTCCCTGGCCTGCATCAACGCCTGGGACATCGACCCGTCGATGGTGAACCGGCACGGCGGGGCTATCGCGATGGGCCACCCGCTCGGCGCGTCCGGTACCCGTATCCTGGGCACCCTGGCCCGGTCTCTGCAGGCCTCGGGTGAGCGCTGGGGTGTTGCCGCGATCTGCATCGGCGTGGGCCAGGGCCTTGCCGTTGTCCTCGAAAACGTGACTGCTTCAAACGGAAGGGCATAA
- a CDS encoding lyase family protein, producing MTHAAAPGDVRAFAEEADAGLLTPVSASPLVAALTGDRAVLAAILAVESGWAAVLEHAGLAPAGAAAVVASAAEAGRYDVADIARRAQGGGNPVIPLLADLRKNVAALDTAGIGAGKAIHTSLTSQDVLDTALMLLARNTVHAVLADVKGATTALAHLAGQHADTLCVGRSLTQHSLPFTFGLRAAQWFQGLAAGGRQLEALEFPVQFGGAAGTLAAGTALTEGTPATPFTLADALAAQLGLAPAAAPWHTNRLAITSLGHALASVLDASGKMAADVLFLSRPEVAELAEPRAAGRGVSSAMPQKQNPVLSVLVRSAALQAPGLAAQLHLAAANFNDERPDGAWHTEWPALRQLLALALGAAGHLRELAEGLRVFPDAMRRNLDLSGPLLLAEGVGAAVAPLLDEKDGRNGKQQLQDVVDRTLQVPPAEQPATYRKLFREAVPAAVVPDARLEELLDPAGYLGQAAEISGRILAAFPEFATPTDANGASRG from the coding sequence TGGCAGCGCTGACGGGGGACCGTGCCGTGCTGGCGGCCATCCTCGCCGTCGAATCGGGCTGGGCTGCCGTGCTGGAACACGCGGGCCTGGCACCTGCCGGGGCCGCCGCCGTCGTGGCTTCCGCTGCCGAGGCCGGCCGCTACGACGTGGCGGACATCGCCCGGCGCGCCCAGGGCGGCGGCAACCCGGTCATCCCGCTGCTGGCCGACCTCCGGAAAAACGTGGCAGCGCTGGACACCGCGGGTATCGGTGCCGGAAAAGCCATCCACACGTCGCTGACCAGCCAGGACGTGCTGGATACGGCCCTGATGCTGCTGGCCAGGAACACGGTCCACGCGGTGCTGGCGGACGTGAAAGGCGCCACGACGGCGCTCGCGCACCTTGCCGGACAACATGCGGACACGCTGTGCGTGGGCAGGAGCCTGACGCAGCATTCGCTTCCCTTCACGTTCGGGCTGCGGGCTGCGCAGTGGTTCCAGGGCCTGGCCGCCGGCGGCCGGCAGCTGGAGGCCCTGGAGTTCCCCGTTCAGTTCGGCGGTGCGGCCGGAACCCTTGCCGCAGGAACCGCGCTGACGGAAGGCACCCCTGCCACGCCGTTCACCCTCGCCGATGCCCTGGCAGCCCAGCTGGGCCTGGCCCCGGCCGCGGCTCCGTGGCACACCAACCGCCTGGCCATCACCTCCCTGGGCCACGCGCTGGCTTCCGTACTGGACGCGTCCGGCAAGATGGCCGCCGACGTCCTGTTCCTCAGCCGCCCCGAGGTGGCCGAGCTCGCCGAGCCGCGTGCCGCCGGCCGGGGGGTGTCCTCGGCGATGCCGCAGAAGCAGAACCCGGTGCTGTCCGTCCTGGTCCGCAGCGCCGCACTGCAGGCCCCGGGCCTCGCCGCGCAGCTGCACCTTGCTGCGGCCAACTTCAATGACGAGCGGCCCGATGGCGCCTGGCACACCGAATGGCCTGCACTCCGGCAGCTTCTGGCACTGGCCCTCGGCGCGGCGGGCCACCTCCGCGAGCTCGCCGAAGGGCTGCGGGTATTCCCCGACGCCATGCGCCGGAACCTTGACCTCTCCGGCCCGCTGCTGCTGGCCGAAGGGGTGGGCGCCGCGGTGGCCCCCCTGCTCGATGAGAAGGACGGCCGCAACGGTAAGCAGCAGCTGCAGGACGTGGTGGACCGGACCCTCCAAGTGCCGCCGGCCGAGCAGCCAGCCACCTACCGCAAGCTGTTCCGTGAGGCCGTCCCGGCCGCCGTCGTTCCTGATGCACGCCTCGAGGAACTCCTGGATCCTGCCGGCTACCTCGGCCAGGCTGCAGAAATCTCCGGCCGCATCTTGGCGGCTTTTCCAGAATTTGCTACCCCCACCGACGCGAATGGAGCTTCCCGTGGCTAA
- a CDS encoding alpha/beta fold hydrolase, producing the protein MAKPALKAALLSPQRDLGEKPLLLVGPSLGTSSILWNRAASLLGGDYDVVAWDLPGHGVSPAATEAFDVAALADAVVDLVDSIAPGENFHYAGVSLGGAVGLQLGIKHGARLKSLSVQNSGAKIGTPEGWLERAETVRTQGTPVMIQGSAERWFAPGFMDSQPELSSRLLHALRDADRFSYAFCCEALAAFDVRAELGSIRVPTQVIAGAVDGVATPAMADEVATGITGGGGTATAVTLEGVAHLAPAEAPAHVAELMRGLISWAESQVAAK; encoded by the coding sequence GTGGCTAAGCCGGCACTGAAGGCAGCGCTGCTGTCCCCCCAACGAGACCTGGGCGAAAAACCCCTCCTGCTGGTGGGCCCGTCCCTGGGAACCTCCTCCATCCTGTGGAACAGGGCCGCGTCCCTGCTCGGCGGTGACTATGACGTGGTGGCCTGGGACCTGCCCGGCCACGGTGTCTCACCGGCGGCCACTGAAGCGTTCGACGTCGCTGCCCTCGCGGACGCCGTGGTGGACCTGGTGGACTCCATTGCCCCCGGCGAGAACTTCCACTACGCGGGCGTCTCCCTGGGCGGGGCGGTGGGCCTGCAGCTGGGCATCAAGCACGGTGCACGGCTGAAAAGCCTGTCCGTGCAGAACAGCGGTGCCAAGATCGGGACGCCCGAAGGCTGGCTGGAACGTGCCGAAACCGTCCGGACCCAGGGCACCCCGGTGATGATCCAGGGTTCCGCCGAGCGCTGGTTCGCCCCCGGATTCATGGACAGCCAGCCGGAACTGAGCAGCCGCCTCCTGCACGCCCTGCGCGACGCCGACCGCTTCAGCTACGCATTCTGCTGCGAAGCGCTGGCGGCGTTCGACGTTCGGGCCGAACTCGGCAGCATCCGCGTCCCAACGCAGGTGATCGCCGGCGCGGTTGACGGCGTCGCCACGCCTGCGATGGCCGACGAAGTCGCCACGGGAATCACGGGCGGTGGCGGCACCGCCACCGCCGTCACCCTCGAAGGCGTCGCGCACCTGGCGCCCGCCGAAGCCCCCGCCCACGTGGCCGAGCTGATGCGCGGTCTGATCAGCTGGGCCGAATCACAGGTGGCGGCCAAGTGA